Proteins from a single region of Orcinus orca chromosome 20, mOrcOrc1.1, whole genome shotgun sequence:
- the CX3CL1 gene encoding fractalkine isoform X2 produces the protein MKEKLFCADPQEKWVQKAMEHLDRKAAARAPNGGTFEKQIGVGEPRTSPATRGMDWSEASETKFTSESSSQEAQRAFGTSPELPPVVADSRGTRSPSTSKTPDGGPETTELFNKPAVTTTTSWQSSTAYQPGADLEADGKASEAPSTQAPSTQTPSTQAPSTQTPSTQTPSTQTLPTQAPSTQAPSTQALTISHTVPENNTGSEGQPGWIKGQDPTPENSLGSKELGPTSAHTNAVMGLDSVSDVFVVPVSSEGVPSTDPLASGSWTPKAKEPIHATMDPQRLGVLVTPIPDSQAATRRQAVGLLAFLGLLFCLGVAMFAYQSLQGCPRKMAGDMVEGLRYVPRSCGSNSYVLVPV, from the coding sequence ATGAAGGAAAAGTTATTCTGTGCTGACCCGCAGGAGAAATGGGTCCAGAAAGCCATGGAGCATCTAGACCGCAAGGCTGCTGCTCGGGCTCCAAATGGCGGCACATTCGAGAAGCAAATCGGCGTGGGTGAGCCCAGGACCAGCCCAGCCACCAGGGGGATGGACTGGTCTGAGGCCTCAGAGACCAAATTCACAAGCGAAAGCAGTAGCCAGGAGGCACAGAGGGCCTTCGGGACTTCCCCAGAGCTGCCACCAGTAGTGGCTGATTCCAGGGGGACCAGGTCCCCCTCCACTTCAAAGACTCCGGATGGAGGGCCCGAGACAACTGAGCTTTTCAACAAGCCTGCCGTCACCACCACCACGTCTTGGCAGAGCTCTACCGCCTACCAACCTGGGGCAGACCTCGAGGCTGACGGGAAAGCCTCTGAGGCCCCCTCCACCCAGGCCCCCTCCACCCAGACCCCCTCCACCCAGGCCCCCTCCACCCAGACCCCCTCCACCCAGACCCCCTCCACCCAGAccctccccacccaggccccCTCCACCCAGGCCCCCTCCACCCAGGCCCTCACTATTTCACACACAGTCCCAGAGAACAACACTGGGTCCGAAGGCCAACCTGGGTGGATCAAGGGACAGGACCCCACGCCAGAGAACTCTCTAGGGTCCAAAGAATTGGGTCCCACTTCAGCTCACACGAATGCTGTCATGGGGCTCGACAGCGTGTCCGATGTCTTCGTGGTCCCTGTATCCTCTGAAGGGGTCCCCAGCACGGATCCACTGGCCTCTGGCAGCTGGACCCCCAAGGCCAAGGAGCCCATTCACGCCACCATGGATCCCCAGAGGCTGGGTGTCCTCGTCACTCCCATCCCCGACTCCCAGGCAGCCACCCGAAGGCAGGCAGTGGGGCTGTTGGCCTTCCTCGGTCTCCTCTTCTGCCTGGGGGTGGCCATGTTTGCCTACCAGAGCCTTCAGGGCTGCCCCCGCAAGATGGCAGGAGACATGGTGGAGGGGCTTCGCTACGTCCCCCGGAGCTGTGGCAGTAACTCGTACGTCCTGGTGCCAGTATGA